A window of Chitinivibrio alkaliphilus ACht1 contains these coding sequences:
- a CDS encoding DUF2493 domain-containing protein — protein sequence MKVAVIGSRSFSTYEIMAKHLSTYAISEIVSGGARGADTLAEQYAACKNIPLKRFLPDWRRYGRAAGIRRNCDIINYADQVIAFWDGNSRGTKHSITYAQGQGKKIFIVRVGGKVLPEPIPKESYEHSKERGCNEYV from the coding sequence ATGAAAGTGGCAGTGATTGGAAGCCGATCCTTTTCTACGTACGAAATTATGGCAAAACATCTGAGTACCTATGCTATTTCCGAGATTGTTTCAGGGGGAGCACGGGGGGCAGACACTCTGGCAGAGCAGTATGCTGCGTGCAAAAATATTCCCCTCAAACGGTTTCTTCCCGACTGGAGGCGGTATGGAAGGGCTGCGGGTATTCGGCGAAACTGTGATATTATCAACTATGCTGATCAGGTAATCGCCTTTTGGGATGGTAACTCCCGTGGCACCAAACACAGTATCACCTATGCGCAGGGACAGGGAAAAAAGATCTTCATTGTACGCGTTGGCGGGAAGGTGCTTCCGGAGCCCATACCGAAAGAATCTTATGAGCACTCAAAAGAAAGAGGATGTAATGAGTATGTATGA
- a CDS encoding exopolysaccharide biosynthesis polyprenyl glycosylphosphotransferase: protein MKTILHAYRYAYKSADILLLGFTFFFSIYFRFGACSFTTAEKLFLAYSLLVWIAVTTHLRYYAPSFQPGLRFRLSKTIKLLILFWLLLWSGAFLVKDIPYSRLQISLFALLQATLSFLVRGGINGILRRITRTSHRGINVVVVGAGPLGEKIAEELSLYPQLGRTCIGFIDHERSGSHILGNFTNAETIFTEHCIDEIIIATPLKYKDAVRNLITAAEDTGIRVHFTTDFSRWYDIPVQVNYIGTMPLLTLRDLPLDSLHNQCMKRGMDIFGALLGMILLSPLLIVLSISIKATSSGPILFTQTRTGYKNRDFACYKFRSMRQKNSPGDESDEEREQRKTALGLLMRKTNLDELPQLLNVLKGDMSLVGPRPHMLADTDNFRSQVSDYMRRHFIKPGITGWAQVNGYRGHVKTHSHIHKRVEFDLYYLENWSLFMDIKIILKTLFSKQSRLNAY, encoded by the coding sequence GTGAAAACAATTCTGCATGCATACCGCTATGCATATAAAAGTGCCGACATACTATTGCTCGGTTTTACGTTCTTTTTTTCTATCTATTTCCGATTTGGGGCATGCTCTTTCACCACGGCGGAGAAACTCTTTTTAGCCTACTCCCTCCTCGTGTGGATTGCCGTAACAACCCACCTGCGATATTACGCTCCGTCCTTTCAACCGGGGCTCCGCTTTCGTCTCTCAAAAACCATAAAGCTCCTTATTCTTTTTTGGCTACTTCTCTGGTCGGGCGCATTTCTTGTGAAGGATATCCCCTACTCGCGCCTCCAAATCAGCCTCTTTGCCCTTCTGCAAGCAACCCTTTCTTTTCTCGTCCGGGGAGGAATAAACGGAATACTGCGTCGTATCACCCGCACAAGTCATCGCGGTATCAACGTTGTCGTCGTGGGTGCAGGCCCTCTGGGAGAAAAAATTGCCGAGGAACTCTCCCTCTACCCCCAACTTGGCAGAACCTGTATAGGCTTTATCGACCATGAACGGAGCGGCTCCCATATCTTAGGTAACTTTACCAACGCCGAAACGATTTTTACAGAACACTGCATCGATGAGATTATCATAGCCACCCCCCTCAAATACAAGGACGCCGTACGAAACCTCATTACCGCTGCGGAGGATACGGGAATTCGTGTTCATTTCACCACGGACTTTTCACGCTGGTACGACATTCCCGTGCAAGTCAATTACATTGGAACCATGCCCCTGCTCACCCTGCGTGACCTCCCCCTGGACAGCCTGCATAATCAATGTATGAAACGAGGTATGGATATTTTCGGGGCCCTTCTGGGAATGATCCTACTCTCACCGCTCCTCATCGTTCTTTCCATAAGCATCAAGGCAACCTCTTCCGGGCCCATCCTGTTTACCCAAACACGAACGGGCTATAAAAACAGGGACTTTGCCTGTTATAAATTTCGTTCCATGCGGCAAAAAAACAGCCCCGGCGATGAAAGCGACGAAGAACGGGAACAACGAAAAACCGCCCTCGGCTTACTGATGCGCAAAACAAATCTGGATGAACTGCCCCAATTATTAAATGTGCTCAAGGGTGATATGAGCCTTGTGGGGCCGCGCCCCCACATGCTGGCAGATACGGATAATTTCCGAAGTCAGGTATCTGACTACATGCGGCGACACTTTATAAAACCGGGTATCACCGGATGGGCTCAGGTAAATGGCTATCGGGGACATGTAAAAACCCATTCACACATTCATAAACGGGTTGAGTTCGATCTCTATTATTTGGAAAACTGGTCACTTTTCATGGATATAAAAATAATTCTAAAGACCCTCTTTTCAAAACAGTCCCGTCTCAATGCCTACTAA
- a CDS encoding SLBB domain-containing protein has product MKHSFLIVLLSLTSLFAYTDRSLAEEVAVEVSGALVTPGTYRVAPNQRIIDVIKMAGGGELPPLELVDCRAVSVVDSEGRMEQVDLLRYINTGDLAHNPYVEGGQSIRIGFATERVYISGDIQGGLVGDVPVRSGETARELLELYTLNPTADTTTVLFERVGDPPRELSLAELGDVALQNLDGITVFPHMERTEVHRVELGGEVLRPGVYAITHGETTARELLARGGGAASLGDTSRAWVLRREKIKSLPKESLLAGMENLRREVTYSMSNAMHSGDYAIIPLREYGHVPLEDGDLLYIPRREKKVYLSGSVKRPGAYPYTDGKSVDHYVELAGGFRQNADPNGVYVVETYGDHHRILTEDALRAGTMVVVPEFDREGRTRFVLEIVRTSATILTSLITVGTFVYNVSN; this is encoded by the coding sequence GTGAAACATTCTTTTTTGATTGTCCTTTTGAGTCTTACTTCCCTCTTTGCCTATACCGACCGATCTCTCGCTGAGGAGGTTGCAGTTGAGGTAAGCGGAGCCCTGGTGACTCCCGGTACGTATCGGGTGGCACCAAATCAGCGTATTATTGATGTTATTAAAATGGCCGGTGGCGGAGAATTACCTCCCCTGGAACTGGTTGATTGCAGAGCCGTATCTGTGGTAGACTCGGAAGGGCGTATGGAACAGGTTGATCTCTTACGCTACATAAATACGGGAGATCTTGCCCATAATCCCTACGTAGAGGGGGGGCAGAGTATTCGCATCGGTTTTGCCACAGAGCGGGTGTATATCTCAGGAGATATTCAGGGAGGTCTTGTGGGAGATGTGCCGGTTCGGTCCGGTGAAACCGCACGGGAGCTGCTCGAACTGTATACGCTCAACCCTACGGCAGACACCACCACCGTACTCTTTGAGCGGGTGGGAGATCCCCCGCGGGAGTTATCTCTTGCTGAGTTGGGGGATGTGGCCCTTCAGAATCTTGACGGGATTACGGTTTTTCCTCATATGGAACGAACAGAGGTACACCGAGTTGAATTGGGAGGAGAAGTGTTGCGCCCCGGGGTATATGCCATAACCCATGGAGAAACCACGGCGCGGGAGCTTCTTGCTCGGGGTGGTGGTGCCGCTTCTCTCGGGGATACCAGCCGTGCCTGGGTGTTGCGACGGGAAAAAATAAAATCTCTGCCCAAGGAGTCGCTCCTGGCGGGTATGGAGAATCTTCGCCGGGAAGTAACATATAGTATGTCCAACGCCATGCATTCCGGGGATTATGCAATTATTCCCTTACGAGAGTATGGCCATGTGCCTCTTGAAGATGGAGATCTGCTGTACATACCACGCCGTGAAAAGAAGGTTTATCTAAGTGGGAGCGTAAAGCGTCCCGGGGCATACCCCTACACCGACGGAAAGAGTGTTGATCATTATGTAGAACTTGCCGGAGGATTTCGCCAGAATGCAGACCCGAATGGGGTGTATGTGGTAGAGACCTATGGAGACCATCATCGTATTCTTACGGAAGATGCCCTGCGAGCAGGTACCATGGTGGTTGTGCCCGAATTTGACCGAGAAGGACGGACCCGATTTGTTCTGGAAATTGTTCGTACCAGTGCAACTATTCTCACCTCACTCATTACGGTAGGCACCTTTGTCTACAACGTATCAAACTAG
- a CDS encoding GumC family protein: MELHEYWHLIVRRRMILILSTILCTAVGLTYIYYATPVYEAAGKVLITDAPAEIGLGGSARSRDLMLSAIGSRSDPLMTQIEIMQTRPLLDEVIEKLHLVDDSGQALTARALRSRFSFSVQPNTNVIRLSCRHPEPEVAAVLINTLADAYIRVNGEMNRQRARAAKEFIEEQLHTQKMILDSTEAALVAYKGDIGSISPDQETQLRIGGIAQLETDLMRLESKRIGARAERRDLQEKLEQPGARNSSLFSHWRSALERVNTEIASIEAQKGSLEAKIAARRRELSSLPAQEIKYANLLRDREIQKNHYVQLLSQYEDFRIQEAANISTVKVVEPAIAPDFPVEPNKKKLVVLAVLGGLMVGFGLALIREYLDDTPRSLEEIRELLPYDFLGAVPYMKKHTPLYSCSSDQAFAAESIRLVQTNLKFSGVLSDEHNMLMVTSSQPGEGKTTTTINLGVTYAELGKKCVVVNLDLRRPAFHTILGRTFEKGLTDYLVGDASVEDIVYTHDVEHLHIIPSGTTPPNPSVLLANSHMNDLMDRLRAEYDMVLFDTPPVTMVAETLSLAPSMNGIVLVVDSEHSSVRMLKQMSAVLDGKNLSILGFMVNKAERGKRNGYYSSYTQES, from the coding sequence ATGGAACTTCATGAATATTGGCATCTCATTGTGCGTCGGCGAATGATTCTCATTCTCTCAACAATTCTCTGTACGGCCGTGGGCCTTACCTATATTTACTATGCCACTCCCGTATATGAGGCAGCGGGGAAGGTCTTAATTACGGATGCCCCCGCAGAGATTGGTCTTGGAGGCTCTGCTCGGTCCAGAGACCTCATGCTCTCTGCCATCGGCTCTCGTTCAGACCCCCTTATGACACAGATTGAAATAATGCAGACCCGTCCTCTTCTGGATGAAGTAATTGAAAAGCTGCACTTAGTTGACGATTCTGGGCAGGCCCTTACTGCTCGGGCGCTTCGATCGCGGTTCTCCTTTTCGGTTCAGCCCAACACAAATGTGATTCGCTTATCCTGTCGTCACCCTGAACCAGAGGTGGCAGCGGTACTTATCAATACCTTGGCCGATGCGTATATTCGGGTAAATGGAGAGATGAATCGTCAGCGTGCCCGGGCGGCAAAGGAGTTTATTGAGGAACAATTGCATACACAAAAGATGATTCTCGATTCTACAGAAGCAGCCTTAGTTGCATACAAGGGAGATATCGGTTCTATTAGCCCTGATCAGGAAACCCAGTTGCGCATTGGTGGTATTGCCCAGCTAGAAACCGATTTAATGCGTTTGGAAAGCAAACGTATTGGTGCTCGGGCAGAGCGACGTGATCTTCAGGAAAAACTGGAACAACCCGGTGCCCGTAACAGTTCTCTCTTTTCGCACTGGCGCTCGGCCCTGGAGCGGGTGAACACGGAGATTGCAAGCATTGAAGCCCAGAAGGGAAGTCTTGAGGCAAAAATTGCCGCGCGACGGCGGGAGCTCTCCAGTCTTCCTGCACAGGAAATTAAGTATGCAAACCTCCTGCGTGATCGGGAGATTCAGAAGAATCACTACGTCCAGCTCTTAAGCCAGTATGAAGACTTCCGTATTCAGGAAGCCGCTAATATTTCGACGGTAAAGGTGGTTGAACCAGCCATTGCACCGGATTTCCCCGTTGAGCCAAATAAAAAGAAACTGGTGGTTCTTGCCGTTCTCGGCGGGCTTATGGTTGGCTTCGGACTTGCTCTAATTCGTGAATACCTCGATGATACGCCCCGTTCCCTTGAGGAGATCCGGGAGCTTCTGCCCTATGACTTTCTCGGTGCCGTGCCGTATATGAAAAAACATACACCGCTGTACTCCTGCAGCAGTGACCAGGCCTTTGCCGCTGAGTCAATTCGTTTGGTGCAGACAAATCTCAAATTTTCCGGGGTTCTCTCCGATGAACACAATATGCTCATGGTGACAAGCTCGCAACCGGGAGAAGGAAAGACGACAACCACCATTAATCTTGGTGTTACCTATGCCGAGCTGGGAAAAAAATGTGTTGTCGTAAATCTCGATCTCCGTCGTCCCGCCTTTCATACAATTCTGGGACGCACCTTTGAAAAAGGGCTTACGGATTATCTGGTGGGAGATGCCTCCGTGGAGGATATTGTCTATACCCATGATGTAGAACACCTGCATATTATTCCCTCGGGTACCACACCGCCAAATCCCTCAGTACTCCTGGCAAATAGTCATATGAACGATCTTATGGACCGCTTGCGAGCAGAGTATGACATGGTGCTCTTTGACACTCCCCCGGTGACCATGGTTGCCGAAACCCTTTCCCTTGCCCCCTCCATGAACGGCATTGTGCTGGTGGTGGATTCGGAACACTCCTCTGTTCGTATGCTGAAGCAGATGTCTGCTGTCTTAGATGGGAAGAACCTTTCGATTCTCGGCTTTATGGTAAATAAGGCGGAGCGGGGAAAACGGAATGGCTATTATAGCAGCTACACGCAGGAGTCATGA